ATTTCAactttcatgtctgtcaggatattttgtgaaattataaaaaagtgtttgttcaaccaaaaaaaaaagttttctcatTTTTCAAGAGTCATTGTCACTGATAATTATAATTAAAGTTGTGTAATATCCTGATTCTGTGAAACTGATACTTTCTGAGTCAGTTATCATAGCCTGAAAGTTTCATACTATTGCAACCAGACTGTGATTAAggattaaattgttttatttccactcaagttagccgggcgctaaactggaagttagcaGGCTCGATCGACAGTGAGGAGTGCGCGCGCTCTAAGGGCCGGACAACAAGAAGGATCCGGGTATTTTCATACCCAGGAATTTTAGGGCTTCAAAATGCCACTGAGCTGCTTTCATATGAATGAACACACTGTGTCCAGATGTGATATAACGTCCTTTCTTTTATCACGTACGTCATATAACATACAACCACAACGAACCACCGGAAACTGTTACGGATCAAGTGCGTTGGAACTTTATGTGTTTCCCCCCGGACTCATTTCCGGTTACCCAAGAATCCAAAAGGAAGTTAGCGTGACTTGCTGCTTCCAGGACATAGACGGACACGGAACACGGCCACAGAAAGTTCATCAGAGCAGTTGACCGTTTACAAACTGTTTTACACGAAGACAAAGAGTCCAAATGTCCGAACAGACTCTGTGTCGTTCACTTTATCTGAACATCTGAATTATCTCCTGGTGTCCGACGAGCCTGAAGAAGCTAGTTAGCTTGCAGGAAGTAGACGGAGCCGAGCGGACTGTAAACACAGCGCACTGTGTGAgtcagtgaaaatgtctaaagtccaaacgctgagagtttttatgaagcagcgactaactgcggctgctgaagagatatttgagctgtttgaaagaacgatagcagagtacgaggaggaactgtgtcgacAACGGAAACTACTGGACGCTGTTACCGAGCCTCAGGTCCAGTTACACGGAGCAGGTCGGTTCCGTTTACTTGTTATTCTCATTTTACACTTCATTACTTCTTTATTGTCAAATTCACAACAGACACAGTGAAGCTGGAGCTCTCGGTTCCACCAACACTGCTCAGACAACttgtatgaaaagaaaagaagtgaaaatgatttaataaataatgtcaAGACATCAATAGTGgaatatacataaaaacatgtataataCTGTGGTAGTAGTATTACATATAATGTGTGTTATCAACATTAACACAGCCTCTGCTCCTGGAGGTCTGTCCAGTGGACACACTggtaaaccaaactccattcaaaaaacacctgttttaaGGTCAGGCCTTatcttttcaaagtaaaactgtgTTACCAATTTTAAAAAGGCTCCTTTAATTGGGCAGGTGTACAGTGGTGATAAAGTGACTGAAGTGTAAAGAGTGTCAAACATCCTTCATCCTGAACTGTGACTCGGACTGTAGAAATGTAGAATTTGATACTGTCGTGAAACTTTCTTAATCCAGTGGAATCTGGCTTTGAGGAGTCATTGTTCTTGTCTGAAGAAAATCCTGTAATGTATGAATGGAGATATTTCCATTTACATTCAGagcatttatcagacgctttgTCCAAGGTGACTTACATAAGCCCCGTTCACACAGAGAAGATGCATTATCTCCACAGTGGCAGTTCACCAATTTTCTGCCAttggtcgttcacacagagcgaagcatctccaccTTAAAGACAAACTGgcgtgtaattcacacagaaagccggcgctgcggctcctaaagagacgtgacagtACACGTCATGGTGATGACGTCTGATTTTTTccaaggtgtttcccaggtgtcctcctgctAATCTAAACCCGCTGAtggtttataatcatatggatgatgctataatgtgtagtgattgagatccagacccaccaaacatcctggaaagtgacaaactTACGTTTtgtgctctaaattacataatttcataatcaccatcagtaaacaggtcgctgtctGACTGTATCAGTcgcagggacggaggctgttttctgggggaaagttcaggAAAGATCAGGATGTAAATTCAttcaaaattataaaaaaaaaaaaaagacagatattgACTGAGATGAAAGATTTTAGTTTGATCTATTTTAGCTAGCTTAGTGTGTTACACGTCGTGCAGAATGTCTCCACACATTTTACAAAGTAGTGGTGATGGTGGTTGAAATGTTAACATGAAATCTTTCTTCTCCACAgacgtccagcagctgttgtaTAAAGAAGAGGAtcctcctgagcagcaggagaggagctccagtctggaccaggaggacccaccagagctgccacacattaaaaatgaacaggaggaactctggacccatcaggagggagagcagcttccaGGACTGGAGGAGGCTGATATCAAGTTCACACTCACTCCTGTCACTGTGAAGAGtggagaagatgatgaagagaaacctcagtcctcacagcttcatcaaagacagactgaacagatggagacagaagctgatggagaggactgtggaggaccagaaccagacagGAACTTCAATTCAGTTAGTAATTTACAGCCGGTTACTGATGATGGGACGTCACACTGCTCTGAACCCGAGATTGATGACAACGACTCTGAATGTGAGACTGATGACAGCAGTGATTGGGAGACCAGGAAACCTCAGGTCCATTCAGAGGAACAAGGTTCCAGCTGCTCAGTTTGCAAAAAAGTTTTTCCAAGCAGATCTGAAGTTGTGAagcacatgagaacccacaagAGGAAGAAACCATTCAGTTGCTCAGTTTGCGGAAAAGCATTTTCACATAGGGGACATCTGACTTCACACTTGCATGTCCACACGGGGgagaaaccattcagttgtTCTATCTGTGGTTCGAAATTCACACAAAAGTCGTCTTTGAATGTACACTTAAAACTTCATGCACGAGGAAAACCGTACACATGTTCAATTTGTCAGTCAAGTTTCAGTCTCAGAAAgcatctgaaaacacacatgagCATCCACGgtggagagaaaccattcagttgtTCAGTTTGTGGTAAAGGATTTGGAGCCAGGAGCAATCTGAAAGCGCACATGACTGTTCACACGGAGGACAAACCCTTCAGTTGTAAAGTTTGTGGTCAAAAATTTGCAGAAAAGGGACACGTCAGAGTACACATGAGTAGTCACACAGGGGAGAAACGATACAGTTGCAGcgtttgtaagaaaagtttcAGTCGCCGTTACACTATCAAAAGACACAAGTGTGTTGGTGAGAGCAGCCAAAATACATGAAGTGACAGAGATGTTTGTTGTTCCAATTTCTTCCAGCATGACTGAAGTACTGAGGGCAACACTGATCTGTTAAAACTGTGATACAGATGATAAAAGAGGACGTGCTCCTTCATTTATCTCATAAGAAGTTGGGTGTAGGGATGGGTGTAGAAACCCGGTGTTATATTTACCAAATTATTAGATACTGTAGCCTATATGATAACCTCCAAAGTTAAGTCTTTTTATCTGTACTTTTGTATTGTTTAGCTGTGTTTTAcaatcatgttgttgttttcattctcaATAAACGTGATATTTTAAATCTGTTTCCAGCTGCGTCCAGATGTGATATAACGTCCTTTGTTTTATCACGTACGTCACATAACATACAATCAGAACGAACCACCGGAAACAAGGAAGT
This genomic window from Sparus aurata unplaced genomic scaffold, fSpaAur1.1, whole genome shotgun sequence contains:
- the LOC115578279 gene encoding uncharacterized protein LOC115578279 isoform X2; translation: MSKVQTLRVFMKQRLTAAAEEIFELFERTIAEYEEELCRQRKLLDAVTEPQVQLHGADVQQLLYKEEDPPEQQERSSSLDQEDPPELPHIKNEQEELWTHQEGEQLPGLEEADIKFTLTPVTVKSGEDDEEKPQSSQLHQRQTEQMETEADGEDCGGPEPDRNFNSVSNLQPVTDDGTSHCSEPEIDDNDSECETDDSSDWETRKPQVHSEEQGSSCSVCEAHENPQEEETIQLLSLRKSIFT
- the LOC115578279 gene encoding zinc finger protein OZF-like isoform X1, whose product is MSKVQTLRVFMKQRLTAAAEEIFELFERTIAEYEEELCRQRKLLDAVTEPQVQLHGADVQQLLYKEEDPPEQQERSSSLDQEDPPELPHIKNEQEELWTHQEGEQLPGLEEADIKFTLTPVTVKSGEDDEEKPQSSQLHQRQTEQMETEADGEDCGGPEPDRNFNSVSNLQPVTDDGTSHCSEPEIDDNDSECETDDSSDWETRKPQVHSEEQGSSCSVCKKVFPSRSEVVKHMRTHKRKKPFSCSVCGKAFSHRGHLTSHLHVHTGEKPFSCSICGSKFTQKSSLNVHLKLHARGKPYTCSICQSSFSLRKHLKTHMSIHGGEKPFSCSVCGKGFGARSNLKAHMTVHTEDKPFSCKVCGQKFAEKGHVRVHMSSHTGEKRYSCSVCKKSFSRRYTIKRHKCVGESSQNT